The proteins below come from a single Juglans regia cultivar Chandler chromosome 12, Walnut 2.0, whole genome shotgun sequence genomic window:
- the LOC118344023 gene encoding uncharacterized protein LOC118344023 yields the protein MTSLEPTLCAFNVDYSMRPVQIAIQDKKDVDLTKRERLVGDGAKNQEPASTFYKSLELETHFSFKQPYEQDRTQLVVASGRRGVPGKNISGNRANRNLSYLVAEKVIVTTKHNNDEQYLCVIYFTLTITFRANTKLPCCVACPIGPTGHNSSSIQRYARRCTFDGVANGFQPLSVASNQLGSTRRMMNSFHRVFSMPKNVSSESLTYKDAGVDNDAGSELVRRVAKMAPGIGGFSGLFLLGDSYLVTVVMIEMAGLQLDNFTYSLVI from the exons ATGACTTCTCTTGAACCTACCCTCTGTGCATTTAACGTTGATTATTCCATGAGGCCCGTGCAAATTGCAATACAGGACAAAAAAGATGTTGACCTCACCAAGAGGGAGCGTTTGGTTGGTGATGGGGCCAAGAACCAGGAACCAGCTAGCACCTTCTATAAATCCCTAGAATTGGAGACCCATTTCTCTTTCAAACAGCCCTATGAACAAGACCGAACCCAACTCGTAG TGGCTTCCGGGCGGAGAGGAGTCCCTGGCAAGAACATAAGTGGCAACAGAGCCAACAGAAATCTCTCTTACCTTGTTGCGGAGAAGGTCATTGTAACCACGAAGCACAACAACGATGAGCAGTACCTCTGTGTAATCTATTTCACCTTGACTATTACCTTCAGAGCAAACACAAAGCTACCCTGCTGTGTAGCTTGTCCAATCGGACCAACTGGTCACAATTCTAGCTCAATCCAACGATATGCACGCAGGTGCACTTTCGATGGGGTTGCCAATGGGTTTCAACCGCTATCAGTGGCTTCCAACCAATTAGGTTCAACAAGAAGAATGATGAATAGCTTCCATCGTGTGTTTTCGATGCCAAAGAATGTTTCTAGTGAGAGTCTAACATACAAGGATGCTGGTGTCGACAATGATGCTGGCTCTGAACTTGTTCGTAGGGTTGCCAAAATGGCACCGGGAATTGGTGGCTTCAGCGGACTTTTCCTTCTCGGTGACTCATACCTTGTTACAG TTGTCATGATAGAAATGGCTGGGCTTCAACTTGAcaattttacatattctttGGTTATATAA
- the LOC118343939 gene encoding protein WHAT'S THIS FACTOR 9, mitochondrial-like, with product MLQCRQSMVINIIRRKWCSGCFWVGLEGQVFSFGCQQGFNYQQRCGLVNVKLKWVKDRALDAVVSGERDLRAACILVSMISSSPHSCVPIYHLSRHRGQLGLPHDLKLSTFIRRYPTVFQESHSLDGGGTRVPCFGLTPEALKLHQEELDIIEKNQVDLVNRLRKLLMLTRDRTLPLQTIDQLKWDLGLPNDYHYSLIPHHSRFFSLVTLSDKRDGLKLMSWDNDLAVSQLQKNAALQQNENDVKNGCLAFPIGFTRGFGLKRKSMEWLKEWQKLPYTSPYSDASLLDSRTDVSEKRIVGVFHELLHLTIEKKTERKNVSNLRKPLALPQKFTKVFERHPGIFYISKKNDTQTVVLREAYDHQQLLHRHPLVEIRERFGSMMRTGLLERSRGFYKRSASAGAGVEQDRTDDVYVDEMDDTQGSSEEESGCKLFSDYDSDDPIHEPC from the coding sequence ATGCTACAGTGCAGACAATCCATGGTTATTAATATCATTAGGAGAAAATGGTGCAGTGGATGTTTTTGGGTTGGGCTGGAGGGTCAGGTTTTCTCTTTTGGATGCCAGCAAGGATTTAATTACCAGCAGAGGTGTGGTTTGGTGAATGTAAAACTGAAATGGGTGAAAGACAGAGCACTTGATGCTGTTGTGTCTGGTGAAAGGGATCTCAGAGCAGCTTGCATTCTTGTTTCCATGATCTCTTCTTCTCCCCATTCTTGTGTTCCCATATATCACCTCTCTCGCCATCGCGGACAGCTTGGTCTACCGCATGATCTTAAGCTCTCCACCTTTATTAGGAGATACCCTACTGTTTTTCAGGAGTCTCATAGTCTTGATGGCGGAGGCACTCGTGTCCCTTGTTTTGGCTTGACTCCTGAAGCATTAAAACTCCACCAAGAAGAGCTCGATATTATTGAGAAGAATCAAGTGGATCTTGTCAATAGGCTCCGCAAACTGCTCATGCTTACCAGAGACCGGACCCTGCCTTTGCAAACTATTGACCAGCTGAAATGGGACTTGGGTTTGCCAAATGATTACCATTATTCCTTGATTCCACATCACTCCAGATTTTTCTCTTTGGTCACCCTCTCTGACAAGCGTGATGGCTTGAAGCTCATGTCCTGGGATAATGATCTTGCTGTCTCACAATTGCAAAAAAATGCTGCCCTTCAACAGAATGAAAACGATGTTAAAAATGGCTGCTTAGCATTTCCAATTGGATTTACAAGGGGTTTTGGGTTAAAAAGGAAATCCATGGAGTGGTTGAAAGAGTGGCAAAAGCTCCCTTATACTTCTCCGTATTCCGATGCCTCCCTTTTGGATTCCCGCACAGATGTCTCTGAGAAGAGGATTGTTGGAGTCTTTCATGAGCTTCTTCACCTAACCATAGAGAAGAAAACTGAGCGTAAGAATGTGAGCAACCTCCGAAAGCCACTGGCTCTGCCTCAGAAGTTCACTAAAGTGTTTGAGCGCCATCCTGGTATATTTTACATCTCTAAGAAGAATGACACTCAGACTGTAGTTTTAAGGGAAGCCTATGACCATCAGCAACTCTTGCATAGGCACCCTCTTGTAGAAATCAGGGAAAGATTTGGAAGCATGATGAGGACAGGGTTGTTGGAGAGGAGCAGAGGGTTTTACAAGAGAAGTGCAAGTGCAGGTGCTGGCGTAGAACAGGATCGAACGGATGAtgtttatgttgatgaaatGGATGATACGCAGGGTAGTTCTGAAGAGGAGTCAGGCTGTAAGTTGTTTTCTGACTATGATTCAGATGACCCTATACATGAACCATGTTGA